From Pleurocapsa sp. PCC 7319:
CGAGCCTTTGCCGATACTCATTTTGGCGGACAATCTCGACAGATGAGCTATGAAAATATTCCCACTGCTGTATTTTCAACGCCCGAAGCAGCTACAGTAGGTTTAACTGAAGCCGAAGCTCGAGAAAAATATGGTGATGCAGTCAAAGTCTACCGCAGTAAGTTCCGTCCCATGTACTATACTCTGCCCGATAAACAGGAAAAAACTCTGATGAAGTTAATTGTAGATACTAGTACCAATAAGGTAGTTGGTGCGCACATGGTAGGAGATAGTGCAGCCGAAATCATACAGGGAGTAGCGATCGCAGTTAAGATGGGTGCAACTAAAGCTGATTTTGATGCCACCGTCGGTATCCATCCCAGTTCAGCCGAAGAGTTTGTGACAATGCGCTAATAATGAGTTTGAGTAGAAACAACTTTGTTAGAGAAACTAAACACTAATTTCACCAAGCGGATTTAGGATCACCACTTATTTTACTAATTACTAAATATCGCTTAAAGCCTAGAGCTTAGAGCTTAGAACTAATTGAAATTATTGAGTTTCACAGCCTCATTTAGCCCCAGATTAATTTTGTTTGTATTCTTCTAGCAATTTTGGGACATAATCGTAGCCATCTACGCCAATCAGAGTAATAATTTGCGATCGCCTTTGACTCAAGACTTGTGAAAACTCTTCTGGTCCGACTTGCCCTTGCAAAATTGACAATAATCCTGCTATTTGTCGCCACTCTACAGAGTTAATTTGATTAAGGAGATACATACCCAAACTGCCATAGGTGATTGCTGCTTCTCGATCTTCGATACTATAGTAGGCTTCAGCAAGATAGGAAAAGCTTAATCCTTGGAGATATACATCCCTCGAATTCTGAGCTAATTCTGCCCCTCTCGTTAAAGAGGCGATCGCAGCAGTGGGTTGCCCTAAGGTGACATAGGCGATTCCCAAACTACTCTGACCAAAAGATTGACTTTGTAAGTCTCCTTGTTTCTGAGCTAATGCTACTCCTTGTTCCAAGTAACGAATTGCCTCACTATAATTCTCAGCTGCCATACTTTCTCGCTGAAGTGCGCCCAAGACCTGAGCATAACCTAAGTTAACTAAAGCGTTAGCTTCGCCTAATTTGTCTCCTACCTGGCGGGCTGCAATTAAAGCCCTTTGGCTATAGTTAATTGCCTCGCTGTAGTTTTTTAGGTTAACTTTGGTACGGCTGAGGTGGTTAAGGTTGGCAATTTCGCAAGGGTAATCATCGGCTTGTATAGCGATTTCTAAGGCTTCTTGATGAAAGATGACAGCTTTGTCATAGGCTCCAATTGTCCGTTGAGAATAGCCTAATAAAGTCAAGATACGAGCTTTTTCTTCTGTTCCTTCCACTTGCTTAAGAGGTTCATTCAGATAATCGAGAGTATCCTGTAAATATTCCCCCGAAAAGGAGGCAAAGACACCGCTATAGAGAGGAAAGTCTTCCCGTTGAGCAAAAGTCCGCAAAATTTGCAGCATCATTAAAAAACAACCATCAGCTAATTCTGGCTTACTGTTAGCAAATGCTTGCCATAGCTCAGACCAAATAAAGGCAAAGGTAAGCAAAGTGCTATAAGAAAGTTCTTTGCCAAACTTAGAATTATATGGCTGTTGATCGTACCAGGTAACTAAACCTTGTTGAAGATAGTGCAGCAAAATAGCCAATTCTACCCAAGCTCTTAATTCGAGATTATTGGCAATTCTGGCAAAAGCGATCGCTGATTGTTGTTGAGCTAAAGTTTGAAATAACTGTTTGGGCAAAGTGCTAGATACTTTCTGCCCCCAAATACGCCAGGGATTAGGTTTTTCAGCGCCAAAACCCGAAAAATTACTCTCTGAAGAGTACATCCAGCTAACCAAATCACCTTCTAAAGCAGTGCAGGATTTTACGCCTTCAGTAATACCGGCAGCTAATTGTTGCCAATCTTGAGCTAGATTAGGATCTGTTTGACTATCGGCGGCAGTTTTTAAACTCTCAGCCAATTTACCCAACTGATCGATGCTGAGAAAATTATC
This genomic window contains:
- a CDS encoding tetratricopeptide repeat protein; the protein is MSQSLSDRYFAIIDQIVELTLQGKISSFERVYRMLVEQVEAGTGEIFERCLNQRIETTKMQLDTKLKATRVLRALQTIEKQWLRWQEENQVNADIDRVAEDILAVAPKDYFLAIVKVIDPNQDNFLSIDQLGKLAESLKTAADSQTDPNLAQDWQQLAAGITEGVKSCTALEGDLVSWMYSSESNFSGFGAEKPNPWRIWGQKVSSTLPKQLFQTLAQQQSAIAFARIANNLELRAWVELAILLHYLQQGLVTWYDQQPYNSKFGKELSYSTLLTFAFIWSELWQAFANSKPELADGCFLMMLQILRTFAQREDFPLYSGVFASFSGEYLQDTLDYLNEPLKQVEGTEEKARILTLLGYSQRTIGAYDKAVIFHQEALEIAIQADDYPCEIANLNHLSRTKVNLKNYSEAINYSQRALIAARQVGDKLGEANALVNLGYAQVLGALQRESMAAENYSEAIRYLEQGVALAQKQGDLQSQSFGQSSLGIAYVTLGQPTAAIASLTRGAELAQNSRDVYLQGLSFSYLAEAYYSIEDREAAITYGSLGMYLLNQINSVEWRQIAGLLSILQGQVGPEEFSQVLSQRRSQIITLIGVDGYDYVPKLLEEYKQN